In Aegilops tauschii subsp. strangulata cultivar AL8/78 chromosome 3, Aet v6.0, whole genome shotgun sequence, one genomic interval encodes:
- the LOC109779188 gene encoding E3 ubiquitin-protein ligase ATL6-like, whose translation MGPAPCTNGLLIVLLLVLAVADFGSGQQNPPPPGAYYTAKFSPSRATVIIVLIVILVFHRRTPTMAYADVKEHKAVKGALECAVCLSEFDDEETLRLLPKCSHVFHPDCINTWLASHITCPVCRANLVPDDTDFPGTGGELSSVHPASRPPQEVPPSASATEAAPTVVIDAEESEDERIIREDTDELARIGSLKRPLRSKSSRAPTHFSRSHSTGHSLAARASSCTGTGAGVERFTLRLPEPEHAGRLRRMKSLAVFTAGRQGSTYRSLRLCGDGSSRSGTRVRLGQSGRWPSFLSRTFSAAWGARSTQSAELDGSSKGGKPAASQWSAKTTRPGVRC comes from the coding sequence ATGGGGCCGGCACCCTGCACCAATGGCCTCctcatcgtcctcctcctcgtgcTCGCCGTGGCCGACTTCGGGTCGGGGCAGCAGAACCCGCCTCCGCCAGGGGCGTACTACACGGCGAAGTTCAGCCCATCCAGGGCCACCGTCATCATCGTCCTAATCGTCATCCTCGTCTTCCACCGGCGTACGCCGACCATGGCGTACGCCGACGTGAAGGAGCACAAGGCCGTCAAGGGCGCGCTGGAGTGCGCCGTGTGCCTCAGCGAGTTCGACGACGAAGAGACGCTCCGCCTCCTGCCCAAGTGCTCCCACGTCTTCCACCCGGACTGCATCAACACCTGGCTTGCCTCCCACATCACATGCCCGGTCTGCCGCGCGAACCTCGTCCCCGACGACACCGACTTTCCGGGCACCGGCGGTGAGCTGTCGAGTGTCCATCCCGCTTCGCGGCCGCCGCAAGAGGTGCCACCGTCAGCTTCTGCAACGGAGGCAGCTCCCACCGTCGTCATCGACGCGGAGGAGAGTGAGGACGAGAGGATCATCCGGGAAGATACGGACGAACTGGCGCGCATCGGCAGCCTGAAACGCCCGCTGCGCTCCAAGTCCAGCCGAGCGCCCACGCACTTCTCGCGTTCGCACTCGACGGGGCACTCGCTCGCTGCGCGAGCCAGCAGCTGCACCGGCACGGGCGCCGGCGTCGAGAGGTTCACGCTGCGGCTACCCGAGCCGGAGCACGCGGGCAGACTACGGCGCATGAAGAGCCTCGCCGTGTTCACTGCCGGCCGCCAGGGCAGCACGTACCGTTCCCTTCGACTATGCGGCGACGGCAGCAGCCGCAGCGGGACGAGAGTCCGGCTCGGCCAGTCAGGCCGGTGGCCATCTTTCTTGTCGCGGACTTTCTCCGCGGCGTGGGGGGCGAGGTCCACCCAGAGTGCCGAGTTGGACGGGTCGAGCAAGGGCGGGAAGCCGGCGGCAAGTCAGTGGAGTGCAAAGACCACTAGACCAGGCGTGCGCTGCTGA